The nucleotide window GGACCAGCTCGGCGGTCTGTCCCCCCCACCGATCGACTACGCCGGTGTCCCGCGCGTCACCTTCTCCACCCCCGAGGTCGCCTCGGTGGGACTGACCGAGCCGCAGGCCCGCGACGAGGGCTACGACGTCGTCGTCGAGACCTACAAGTTCCAGACCATCGCCCGTGCCCGCATGATGAAGTCGGAGGGCGTGGTCAAGCTGATCGCGGACAGGCGTGACGACACGGCCGGGCGGATCCTGGGCGTGCACCTCACCGGCCCGCACGCCACCGACCTGATCGCCGAGGGGGAACTGATCTACAACTGGGAGGCGCTCCCGATGGACGTCGCCCGGTTCATCCACCCTCATCCCACCCTCAACGAGGCCGTTGGCGAGGCCCACCTCGCCCTGGCGGGGCGCGCCCTGCACGGCTGAGTTCCCGAAGCGAAGGAGGCCGTCGTCGTGGCCGAGGAAGTCAAGCTGCCGCAGCTGGGTGAGTCCGTCACCGAGGGGACGATCACGGCGTGGCTGGTCAACGAGGGCGAGGACGTCACCGAGGATCAGCCGCTGTTCGAGATCTCCACCGAAAAGGTCGACACGGAGGTGCCATCTCCCGCCAGCGGCGTGTTGAAGGAGATCCGCGCGCAGGTCGACGACACGATCGAGGTCGGCGACGTGGTCGCGATCATCGAGACCGAGGGTGAGGCTGCGGCCGAGGCGCCGGCTGCCGACGAGGCTGAAGCGGAGGCCGAGGCAGAGGCGCCTGCCGAGGAGGAGGCTCCCGAGCAGGAGGCTGCCCAGCAGCCGGCCGAGGAGCCACGCCGTGACGAGCAACCCGCTGCCCGGGAGGAACCGGCAGCAGAAGCGCAGGCCGAGCGCGCAGCGTCGGCCACCGAGGTCGCTGCGCCCGAACGTGAGGGCGAACCCAGCGGCGACGGGCAGGCCCGCGAAGAGCTGCTCTCGCCGATCGTGCGACGCCTGGTCGAGGAGCACGACATCGACGTGTCCCGCGTGGAGGGCACCGGGAAGGGGGGACGCATCACCCGTCAGGACGTCGAGCGGGTGATCCAGGAGGGCGCTGCCCGCCGTGCCGAGCCGGAGGCGCCACCCGAGGCGGAACGGGACGAGGAGCGCGAGCGCGAGCCACGCCGCCCCGCCGCTGGGGTCGAGCCGCGCCAGCCGCACGACGGCGTGCGGGGCCGGACGGAGAAGCTGTCGCGGGTCCGGGCTTCGATCGCTCGCAGCATGTTCCGAAGCATCCAGACCACCGCGCAGCTCACCGCGGCCCGCGAGGTGGATGTCAGCCGGGTCATGCAGGTGCGGGCCAAAGCCAAGGACGCGTTCCGCCAGCGCGAGGGCGTGCCTCTGTCGCCGTTGCCGTTCATCGCCCGGGCGGTGTGCATGGTCCTGCCACGCCACGAGTCGCTCAACGCATCGATCGACGTCGACGAGGGCGTTGCCAAGTACTACGAGACGATCAACCTCGGCGTCGCGGTGGACGCGCCGCAGGGTCTGATCGTCCCCAACATCAAGGACGCGCAGGACCTGACCGTGCCGGCCCTGGCCCGCGCGATCGCTGACGTCGCCGACCGGGTGCGCAACAAGAAACTCAACCCCGACGACGTCCAAGGCGGTACGTTCACGATCACCAACACCGGCTCGCGCGGCGTCCTGTTCGACACCCCCGTCCTCAACCCGCCCGAGAGCGGCATCCTGGCCACACCGGTGATCGAGAAGCGGCCGGTGGTCCGCAGCAACGAGCTCGGCGATGAGATCGCGATCCGCTGGATGACCTACCTGTGCCTCACCTACGACCACCGCATGGTGGACGGCGCCGACGCGGCCCGGTTCCTGGCGGACCTCGCCGAGATGATCGAGACCCACGACTGGTCGGCGGAGGTGAGCGCCTACTGATGGTGGGCTCACCGAGCGTCCAGCGGTCGGCGGGGGCGCTCCGCGAGGCTGGCTCCGGCGAGCCGGTCCTGTCCGTCGACGCCGGACTCGTGCCGTACGCGTCAGCCTGGGAGCTGCAACGGGCGCTGGTCGTGCGCCGCGCCGCCGGGCAGATCCCCGACGTCCTCGTGACGCTGCAACATCCGCCGGTGTACACAACCGGGAAGCGGGCCGACCACTCCCACGTGCTGTGGGACGCTGCCGAGCGCGCATCACGCGGCATCGAGCTGCACGCCGTCGACCGCGGTGGGGACGTCACCTACCACGGCCCGGGACAGCTGGTGGCCTACCCGATCGTGCGCCTCCAAGGTCTGCGCAACGTGGTGGCCTACGTCCGGGCGCTCGAGCAGGTGTGTGTGCGGACCGCCGCGGACTTCGGCGTGCAGGCCACGACGGTCCGTGGCCTGACCGGCGTGTGGGTCGGTCGCGACAAGCTGGCCGCGATCGGTGTGCGGGTGAGCAGCCGAGGCGTGACCAGCCATGGGTTGGCCTTCAACGTCACCACCGACCTCGACCACTTCCGAGGGATCGTCGCGTGCGGCCTGCCCGACCGGGGGGTCTGCTCGCTGGGCTCGCTGGGTGTCGACGCCGACGTGCGAACCGTGCGCCAGCGGATGCAGGACCGGTTCGCCGAGCTCTTCGGCTGCCGGATCACCGCGGCCGTCGTCGACGACCTCGTTGCTTCCCCGGCACCGACGGTCACGTGAGAACCCAGCCCGTCGTCCCTCCCGACGCGCGGCGTCTGCGACTGCTGGACGAGGACAGCCGCCGCCGTGCGGGCGTCGCCCGCCCCGCGTACGGCGGGGTCCGCGCGGGGCGGAAGCCACCGTGGCTGAAGACGACCCTGCGCCGCGGGGAGAACTTCCAGGAGCTGAAGCGGCTGATGGCCGGCCTGGATCTCAACACCGTGTGCGAGCAGGCCGGCTGCCCCAACATCTCCGAATGCTGGGAGGTGCGGGAGGCGACCTTCCTCATCGGTGGAGACAACTGCACCCGCCGCTGCGGGTTCTGTCAGATCCGGACCGGGAAGCCGGTCGCCTACGACCGTGACGAGCCGCGCCGCGTCGCGGAGGCGGTCGCGCATCTGGGACTGCGGTTCGCCGTCATCACCGGCGTGGCGCGAGATGATCTGCCGGACGGCGGTGCGTGGCTGTTCGCGGAGTGCATCCGCCAGGTCCGGGCCCGGCTGCCCGACTGTGGGGTCGAGGTGCTGCCGAGCGACTTCTCCATGGACCTGTCGGCGCTGCAGCAGGTCTGCGCCGAGGAGCCCGACGTGTTCGCCCACAACGTCGAGACCGTCGAGCGTCTCTACCCGGTCGTCCGCCCCGGTTTCCGCTACCGCGGATCGCTGCGTTTCCTGGACGAGGCACGCCGGCGGCTCCCGGACCGCTGCGCCACCAAGTCGAACATCATCGCCGGCATGGGAGAGACCGACGAGGAGATCGTCGCCGTGATGCGTGATCTGCGCGACGTCGGCGTGTCGCTGCTGACCATCGGGCAGTACCTGCAGCCCTCCCCCAACCACCTCCGCCTCGACCGGTACGTCACCCCGGCGGACTTCGCCGAGTTGCGGCGCATCGGCGAGGACGAACTCGGCTTCGACCACGTGGAAGCCGGCCCGATGGTGCGCTCCAGCTACCACGCCGGCCAGCAGGCGATCGACGCGGGGACGTGGGCGCCGACGGGCGACCAGCCGGGCGCAGCAGACAACCGAGCGACGGCCGTGCACATCAGCGCGGCGGGCGCGCGATCCGCCGAGACGCTCGACACCGACCCAGCGAGGCAACCCCCGTGCTGATGCGCCTCGTGGTGCGGTTTCAGACGGAGACCCCGACCGATCCCGCTCAGCAGGTCGTCGAACGCGTGAGCGACGTGGAGTGGTGGTTCGGGATCGTCAACAGCGCCACCCGGGCCGCGATCGTCCTGGTCGCTGCGTTCGTGCTCGCGCGACTCGCCAAGCGCGGGGTGCGCCGGTGGGTCAGCCGTGCCACCGTCCGCAGCCTGTCGCGCATGGACGAGACACGCCGGATGCGCGCCGAGCTGCGGGCGAAGACACTCGGCGACGTCATGGCGGACAGCACGCGGGTGGTGATCTGGACGCTGGCGGTGATCACGGCCCTGGGGCAGTTCGGCATCGCACTGGGACCGCTGATCGCCGGTGCGGGGATCGCCGGTGTCGCGCTGGGCTTCGGGGCACAGAGCCTGGTGAAGGATTTCTTCTCGGGGTTCTTCATCCTCCTCGAGGACCAGTACGGCGTCGGCGACGTGGTGCAGGTCGACCCGGATGTCAGCGGGCGCGTCGAGGACATCACCATGCGGGTGACCCGGTTGCGTTCCCTGGACGGGACGGTGTGGTTCGTGCCCAACGGCGAGGTCCGCTTCCTGGGGAACAGATCGAAGGAGTGGGCGCGCGCGCTGGTCGACTTCCAGGTGTCCTACGGATCCGACCTCGACGATGCCATGGAGGTCATCCGCGACGCCGCGGCGGAACTGCGCCAGAGCGAGGAGATCGGCCCCAAGATCCTCGAGGACGTCGAGATCCTCGGCGTGGAGATGCTGGGCGACTCAGGTGTGACCATCCGGACGTTCATCAAGACGCAACCGCTCGAGCAGTGGACGGTCAGCCGCCACTTCCGGCGCGAGGTCAAGCGCGGGTTCGACGCCCGCGGGATCGAGATCCCCTTCCCGCACCGCAAGTTGATCATCGCGGACGGTCGGATCCCTCGCCAGCGCCCCGACGGACCCGGCGCGGTCGTATCCTCCGAGAGCGGCGAGACGTAACGCCGACGAAACACCGTTGACACGGTCGGGAAACCGCACGCTCATACGGTGCGCCCCCGTCCACGTGCGACGAGACCCGCAAGCTGGCATGGTCGCGACAGCCATCATCACGACAGCCATCATCACAAGGAGCACACGTTGGCGAGCTCACCCGAAGAAGTCCTGAGGACCGTCACCGACGAGGGGTACGAGATCATCGATATCCGCTTCGTCGACCTACCCGGCACCGTGCAGCACTTCTCGGTCCCGGCGAGCGCGTTGACCGAAGCGGTGTTCACCGACGGACTGTACTTCGACGGCTCGTCGATCCGGGGATTCCAGGAGATCCAGGAATCCGACATGCTCCTCCTCCCGGATCCCGACACTGCGATGGACGACCCGTTCCGGGCCCGCAAGACGCTGGCGCTGACCTGTTTCGTCCACGATCCGGTGACCGGCGAGGCGTACACACGCGATCCCCGGAACATCTCGCGCAAGGCCGAGGCGTACCTGGCGTCCACCGGGATCGCCGACGAAGCCTACTTCGGTCCGGAGGCGGAGTTCTACATCTTCGACTCGATCCGCTTCGACCAGAACCAGCATTCGGCGTTCTACTTCATCGACTCGGACGAGGGGGCGTGGAACTCGGGCCGTGACGAGGACGGGGGGAACAAGGGTTACAAGCCGCGGTACAAGGAGGGCTACTTCCCGGTCCCGCCCATGGACCACTACCAGGATCTGCGCTCGGAGATGATCGTCAACCTGCAGCGCGCCGGCATCGAGGTGGAGGTCCAGCACCACGAGGTCGGGACCGGCGGACAGGCGGAGATCGACATCCGTTTCGACACGCTGCTGCGCATGGCTGACAAGGTCCTCAACTACAAGTACATCGTGAAGAACACCGCCTGGCAGTACGGCAAAACCGTGACCTTCATGCCCAAACCGATCTTCCAGGACAACGGTTCGGGCATGCACACCCACCAGTCGCTGTGGAAGAACGGGGAACCCCTCTTCTTCGACGAGGCCGGCTTCGCGCAGCTGTCGGACACGGCGCGCTGGTACATCGGCGGCATCCTCGAGCATGCCGCCGCCGTGCTGGCGTTCGCCGCGCCGACCACC belongs to Actinomycetota bacterium and includes:
- a CDS encoding mechanosensitive ion channel family protein; the encoded protein is MRFQTETPTDPAQQVVERVSDVEWWFGIVNSATRAAIVLVAAFVLARLAKRGVRRWVSRATVRSLSRMDETRRMRAELRAKTLGDVMADSTRVVIWTLAVITALGQFGIALGPLIAGAGIAGVALGFGAQSLVKDFFSGFFILLEDQYGVGDVVQVDPDVSGRVEDITMRVTRLRSLDGTVWFVPNGEVRFLGNRSKEWARALVDFQVSYGSDLDDAMEVIRDAAAELRQSEEIGPKILEDVEILGVEMLGDSGVTIRTFIKTQPLEQWTVSRHFRREVKRGFDARGIEIPFPHRKLIIADGRIPRQRPDGPGAVVSSESGET
- the glnA gene encoding type I glutamate--ammonia ligase → MASSPEEVLRTVTDEGYEIIDIRFVDLPGTVQHFSVPASALTEAVFTDGLYFDGSSIRGFQEIQESDMLLLPDPDTAMDDPFRARKTLALTCFVHDPVTGEAYTRDPRNISRKAEAYLASTGIADEAYFGPEAEFYIFDSIRFDQNQHSAFYFIDSDEGAWNSGRDEDGGNKGYKPRYKEGYFPVPPMDHYQDLRSEMIVNLQRAGIEVEVQHHEVGTGGQAEIDIRFDTLLRMADKVLNYKYIVKNTAWQYGKTVTFMPKPIFQDNGSGMHTHQSLWKNGEPLFFDEAGFAQLSDTARWYIGGILEHAAAVLAFAAPTTNSYRRLVPGYEAPVNLVYSNRNRSAAVRIPVSGTSPRAKRLEFRCPDPSCNPHLAFAAMLMAGVDGVRNRIEPMEPVDKNIYDLPPEELVNLPSVPGSLDEALDALEGNGKFLLEGGVFTEDLIETWVAYKREHELDAIRLRPHPWEFNLYFDV
- the lipB gene encoding lipoyl(octanoyl) transferase LipB codes for the protein MVGSPSVQRSAGALREAGSGEPVLSVDAGLVPYASAWELQRALVVRRAAGQIPDVLVTLQHPPVYTTGKRADHSHVLWDAAERASRGIELHAVDRGGDVTYHGPGQLVAYPIVRLQGLRNVVAYVRALEQVCVRTAADFGVQATTVRGLTGVWVGRDKLAAIGVRVSSRGVTSHGLAFNVTTDLDHFRGIVACGLPDRGVCSLGSLGVDADVRTVRQRMQDRFAELFGCRITAAVVDDLVASPAPTVT
- a CDS encoding 2-oxo acid dehydrogenase subunit E2, with amino-acid sequence MAEEVKLPQLGESVTEGTITAWLVNEGEDVTEDQPLFEISTEKVDTEVPSPASGVLKEIRAQVDDTIEVGDVVAIIETEGEAAAEAPAADEAEAEAEAEAPAEEEAPEQEAAQQPAEEPRRDEQPAAREEPAAEAQAERAASATEVAAPEREGEPSGDGQAREELLSPIVRRLVEEHDIDVSRVEGTGKGGRITRQDVERVIQEGAARRAEPEAPPEAERDEEREREPRRPAAGVEPRQPHDGVRGRTEKLSRVRASIARSMFRSIQTTAQLTAAREVDVSRVMQVRAKAKDAFRQREGVPLSPLPFIARAVCMVLPRHESLNASIDVDEGVAKYYETINLGVAVDAPQGLIVPNIKDAQDLTVPALARAIADVADRVRNKKLNPDDVQGGTFTITNTGSRGVLFDTPVLNPPESGILATPVIEKRPVVRSNELGDEIAIRWMTYLCLTYDHRMVDGADAARFLADLAEMIETHDWSAEVSAY
- the lipA gene encoding lipoyl synthase, giving the protein MRTQPVVPPDARRLRLLDEDSRRRAGVARPAYGGVRAGRKPPWLKTTLRRGENFQELKRLMAGLDLNTVCEQAGCPNISECWEVREATFLIGGDNCTRRCGFCQIRTGKPVAYDRDEPRRVAEAVAHLGLRFAVITGVARDDLPDGGAWLFAECIRQVRARLPDCGVEVLPSDFSMDLSALQQVCAEEPDVFAHNVETVERLYPVVRPGFRYRGSLRFLDEARRRLPDRCATKSNIIAGMGETDEEIVAVMRDLRDVGVSLLTIGQYLQPSPNHLRLDRYVTPADFAELRRIGEDELGFDHVEAGPMVRSSYHAGQQAIDAGTWAPTGDQPGAADNRATAVHISAAGARSAETLDTDPARQPPC